The genomic segment CGGATGCAGGGCGGGAGAGGGGCCGACTCAGATCTTTCCGGAGCCGGCGCTCCCCTCACCCGACCCGCTTCGCGGGCCACCCTCTCCCGCTTCAGGGGGAGAGGGCTCAACGTCTGCGCCCTTACTTCTTGTGCTTGGCCGCCTGCGCGCGGGCCGCCTCGATGACCTTCTCGGCGGTGAAGCCGAACTTGCCGAGCAGGTCCTTGATCGGGGCCGAGGCGCCGAAGGTATGCATGCCGACGATCGAGCCCGAGGAGCCGGCGTAGCGGTCCCAGCCGATGACGCTGCCCTGCTCCACGGCCACGCGCGCCAGAACCTCCGGCGGCAGGACGCTGTTGCGGTAGGCCTCGTCCTGGCGCTCGAACAGCTCCCAGGACGGCATCGAGACGACGCGCGCCTTCACGCCTTCGCCCTTCAGGGTCTCGTAGGCGCCGACGCAGAGCTGCACCTCGGAGCCCGTGCCGATCAGGATCACGTCCGGCGTGCCCTCGCTATCGGCGAGCACGTAGGCGCCCTTCGCGGTGCCCGAGGCGGGAGCGTATTTCGAGCGGTCGAAGGTCGGCAGCGGCTGGCGCGACAGGGCCAGCACCGCCGGCTGATTTTTCAGGGAGAAGATCACCCGGTAGGCTTCGGCCACCTCGTTGGCGTCGGCCGGGCGCAGGGTCAGGAGACCGGGGATGCAGCGCAGCGAGAGGATCTGCTCCACCGGCTGGTGGGTCGGCCCATCCTCGCCCACGCCGATCGAGTCGTGGGTGAAGATATGGAAGACCGGCAGCTCCATCAGCGAGGCGAGCCGGATCGGCGGGCGCATGTAGTCGGCGAAGACGAGGAAGGTCGCGCCGTAGGCGCGCAAGCCCACGAGCCCGAGCCCGTTCACGATCGAGCCCATGGCGTGCTCGCGCACGCCGAAATGGATGTTGCGCCCGCCCGGCTCGAACGGGGTCAGCGAGCCCGCGCCCTCGAAGGTGAGGTTCGACTTGTTGGACGGCGCCAGATCGGCCGAGCCGCCGAGCAGGAACGGCACGTGCTGGGCGATGGCGTTGAGCACCTTGCCCGAGGATTCGCGCGTCGCGAGCCCCTTGGCGTCGGACTCGAAGACCGGGATGTCGCGGTCCCAGCCCTCCGGCAGACGGCCTTCGAGGAAGGCCGACAGTTCCTCGGCATGCTCCGCATCCGCCGCCTTGGCAGCCTCGAAGAAGCCCTGCCACTGACTGTAGAGCGCGGCACCGCGCTTGCCGATGCCGTCGGCGAAGGTGTCGTAGACGCCGTCGGGTACCAAGAACTCGGAATCCTCCGGCCAGCCATAGGCGCGCTTGGCGCCCTTCACCTCGTCGGGGCCGAGCGCGTCGGAATGGGCCTTCGACGTGTTCTGCTTGGTCGGCGCGCCGTAGCCGATGATCGAGTTGACGATGATCAGCGTCGGGCGGTCGCTCGATTGCAGGAAGGTCTCGAGCGCCGAGGCGATGGCGTGGGTGTCGTTGGCATCGGCCACCCGCAGCACCTGCCAGCCATAGGCGAGGAAGCGGGCGGCGACCTCTTCCGAGAAGGCGAGTTCGGTGTGGCCCTCGATGGTGATGGTGTTGTTGTCGTAGATCCAGCACAGGTTCGACAGGCGCAGGTGCCCGGCGATCGAGGCGGCCTCCTGGCTGACGCCCTCCATCAGGTCGCCGTCCGAGCAGATGGCGTAGACGTTGTAGTCGAACAGCGGCAGGTCGGGCCGGTTCAGGCGCTCGCCCTTGAAGCGGCCACCCATCGCCATACCGACGGAGTTCGCCACGCCCTGGCCCAGCGGCCCGGTGGTGGTCTCGACGCCGGTGGTGAAGTGGTATTCCGGATGGCCCGGCGTGCGGCTGTCGAGCTGCCGGAATTTCTTGATGTCGTCCAGCGAGATGGCGGGGGAATTGCCGCCGTCCTTCTCGGCCACGCGGGCCAAGTGCAGCAGCCCGTAGAGCAGCATTGAGGCGTGACCGGCCGAGAGCACGAAGCGGTCGCGGTTCGGCCAATGCGGATGGGCCGGATCGTAGCGCAGATACCGGTTCCACAGGGTGTAGGCGACGGGCGCCAGCGCCATCGGTGCGCCGGCATGTCCGGAATTGGCCTTCTGCACCGCGTCGATCGCGAGCGTCCGGATCGTGTCGATCGCGAGCTTGTCGCCCTGGCTCAGGGCCGCCTTCGGGCTCGTGTCTGCACCGCTCATGGAGTTACCGTCTTTCTCGCTTCCATCGCCCGCCGTCTGACGGAGTGCGACTACTGCGCTGCGATGGATTCGCCTACCCTCGACTCGGATACGTCCGCGCCGCTGCCCCGTTCCTTCGCAGGACCGGTCGCGCGGCTGTAATTGAGGATCGTGTTGACGAGCGCAACATGCGTGAACGCCTGAGGGAAGTTCCCCACCAGCCGTTTCGCGTGCACGTCGTACTCTTCGGAGACCAATCCGAGGTCGGTGCAGACACCGATCAGGCGCTCGATCAGCGCGCGAGCCTCGTCGCAGCGGCCGAGGCCGATCAGATTGTCGGCGTACCAGAAGCTGCAGGGCAGGAACGCGCCCTCGTTGCCGGGCAGGCCGTCGGTGGTCTGGCCTTCGGTCTCGTAGCGCAGGATGAACCCCTCGCGCATCAGATGCGATTCGACCGCCGCCACCGTGCCGACGACGCGGGGATCGTCCTGGGGCAGGAAGCCCATATGCGCGATGAGCAAGAGGCTCGCATCGAGCGCCTTGCTTCCGTAGGATTGGACGAAGCTGTTCAGCTCCGGGTCGAACCCCTTGGCACAGACCTCGGCGTGGATCTCGTCGCGGATCGCCCGCCAGTGCGCGACCGGCGCTTCGACGGTGTGCGGATCGTCGTCGCCCATCAGCTCGACGCTGCGGATCGCCCGGTCGAAGGCCACCCAGGCCATCACCTTGGAATGGACGAAGTGGCGCCGCCCGCCGCGCACCTCCCAGATGCCCTCATCGGGCTGGCGCCACGCCGTCTCGAGGTGCTTGATGATCGCTTGGCCGACGCGCAGGCCGTCCTTGTTCTGCCCCATGCCGCGGGCACGGGCCTGGAACAGGGCGTCGAACAATTCCCCGTAGACATCGAGCTGGAACTGGGCGATCGCCGCGTTGCCGACGCGCACGGGCCGCGAACCCTCGTAGCCGGGCAGCCAGTCGAGTTCGATCTCCGGCAGAAGCCGCTCGCCGGCGATGCCGTAGAGGATATGCGCCTGCTCCGGGTTGCCGGCCACCGCGCGGGTCAGCCAGTCGCGCCAGGCGCGGGCCTCCTCGATGTAGCCCGAATCCATCAGCGCCAGCAGCGTGAAGGTCGAATCGCGCAGCCAGCAGAAGCGGTAGTCCCAGTTGCGCACCCCGCCGAGTTCTTCCGGCAGCGACGTGGTGGGCGCGGCGACGATACCCCCGGTCGGTTGGTAGATCAGCGCCTTCAGCGTCAGGAGCGAGCGGCGCAGGATGGCGTCCCAGGGTGTCTGGAGCATGCAGCGGCTCGACCACTCGCGCCAGAACCGGTTGGTGTCGTCGAGCCAGCGGCGCGGCTCGATCGGTGCAGGATCGTCCTCGTGCGAGGCGCCGTAGCTCAGCACGAAGCGGACCGCGTCGCCCTTGTAGACCGTGAATTCCGAGACCGTGGTCTGGTGGGCGGAGCCGCGCATCGGCGCGTTGGTGCGCAGGACCACCTTGTGCGGCCCGGAGATGGCGCGCAGATCCCCGAGTTCGCTGCGCGAGACCCAGGGCACCGCCGAGCCGTAATCGAAGCGCACGGCCAGTTCCATCCGCATCGCCATCCGGCCACGCACGCCCTCGACGAGGCGGATCACGTGGCTGCCGTCGCCGACGGGCATGAAGTCGGTGACGCGGACCTCGCCCTCATGGGTCTTGTGCGTGGTCTCCAGCACCAGCGAGCCGCCGCGGTAGCGCCAGGAATGCTGTGCCCCCTCCGCCGCCGGAGCGAGCTTCCAGAAGCCGTGCTCCTCCGTTCCGAGAAGGCTCGCGAACAGGGCCGAGGCATCGAAGCGCGGCATGCACAGCCAGTCGATGCTGCCGTCGCGGCCGACCAGGGCCGCGGTGCGCCCGTCGCCGATCAGGGCGTAATCCTCGATCCGTCCCGCCATCCCGGTCTCCGTCGCCGTACCCTGAGCCGAACGACGCGGGGGAAACGCGGACTTCGGCCTTACTCACAGAGCATCACGCGCGAAAAAGCCGCCGCGTCGGAGACGCGGTGGACGTGATCGCGGTTCTGCTCCGCGCGAAGTGGCGCAGCGGCCGCGCTTCGCAAGGTTTCGGGGCTAACGATTGTGAAGACCGCGCGTTTGGCGGCGCGGCGCGCTCCGTCTCAGCGCAGATCCGAGACGAGGCTGACGACCGAGCCGCTCAGGTTCGAGACGCTGGTCGTGACCTTGGCCGCCGCGCCGGAGCCGGCCGTACGGGCCGCATCCCAGACCGCGTCGACGGCGGCGAAGGGGAGGGCGCCTGCGGGCAGGACGCGATCACTCTCGTCCTCCACACGCGCCATAGCGGCCGGCGCAGGAATAACCGGCTCGGATGCGGCTTTCGCCGGGCTCGCTTGCTGCGTCGTCGCCATCCGGCTCGCGGTGGCGCGCCGGCGCTCGGTTCGGGTGGCGAGGCGCGGGGGGCGGGCCTGCGGTGGGGCGGCCTCGTTTGCGGCGACGAGGGGCACGAGGCGGGCGAAGGCCTCGCTGGCCGGCCCCGCCTCGACATCGGCGAGCAGGGCCTTGCCCGGATCGAACAACGTGAAGCCGGGCGCCGCAGCCATGGCCGGCACGGGCCGCGCCGATTCGACCGGCGGCATCGTCGGCCCCTTGGCCGGCTCGCGGCAGACGAGCGACAGCAGGGCGGCGGCCACGGCGAGGCCGAGGGTCGGCAGCAGGGGGGGAAGCACGGCGCGAGGGGTCGCGGACACGTCCGGCTTTCGCAGCGGATCGACGACGCGCATGAACCGGCCCCTCCTGATAGATTCGCGAGCGGCTTGAGTGTGCGCCCCGGTTTGCGGCAGAAGCGGGGCCGGCCGATGTCGGTTTGTAACTGTCGTTATGGACCGGGCGGGCATACGGCTTGCCTGCGAGGCGTCCGCCCCTCACGAGGCAGGTGCTTGCGCACGTGCCTCCATGTAGACGGACCGCCTTCTTTACCTCGTGCCTTCCTCGCCTATGCCTTCCTCGAACGGATCGAACCACTCCGGCCCTCGATGACCGAGACCAGCCTCACCGTCGCCGTGATCGATCCGAGCCGCGCCCGCGCAGCGATCCTGGAGGAGGGCCTTCGCGCCTCCGGCGTCGGCAACGTCGTCGTTCTTGCCGACGGGCCGGACCTCCAGGCGCGGGTGGCGAGCCTGAAGCCCGACGTGATCGTGGTCCATCTTGAGAGCCCGAGCCGGGACGTGCTGGAGCAGATGTCGGGCCTGTCCCGGCAGGCCGAGCGGCCGGTGGCGATGTTCGTGGACCGCTCGGACCAGACCATGATGCAGGCGGCGGTCGATGCGGGCATCTCGGCCTATGTGGTGGACGGGCTGCGCTCGGAACGGATCCGGCCGATCCTCGACATCGCGATCCTGCGTTTCAATGCCTTCGCCCGGCTCCAGCGCGAACTCGACGAGGCCCGCTCGGAACTTGCCGACCGCAAACTGATCGAGCGCGCCAAGGGCATCCTGATGACGCGCAAGGGCATGAGCGAGGACGAGGCCTACAAGCTCCTGCGGCGGCAGGCGATGAACGAGAAGCGCAAGATCGTCGACATCGCCCGCGCCATCGTCACCGCGGCGGATCTGCTCGGATGAGGATCAGACTCGGATACGTTCCCCTCGCCGACGCCGCCCCCGTGATCGCGGCGGCGGAATTGGGCTTCGCACGCGCCGAGGGGCTCGAGATCGAACTCGCGCGCGAGCCCTCCTGGGCGACCCTGCGCGACCGGCTGGCGCTCGGCCATCTCGACGCCGCGCACATGCTCGGGCCGCTCGCCATCGCCAGCGCGCTCGGGCTCTCGGGGCCGGAGGCCCGTCTGAGCGTGCCGATGGCGCTCGGCCTCAACGGCAACGCCGTGACCGTCTCGAACGCGCTCTGGGCGGCGATGGCCCCGGAGAGCGACGGGCTCGGTGACGTGGCCGCGGCTTTCTCGGCGGTCGCCCGCGCGCGGGCCGGGGAGGGGCGTCCGCTCGTCATCGGCACCGTGCATCCCTTCTCCAGCCATTCCTACCAGCTTCGCCTGTTCGCCGGCTTGAGCGGGCTCGACCTCGACGCGACGGTGCGGCTGGTCGTGGTGCCGCCGCCGGAGACGGTGGATGCGCTTCGGCGCGGGCGGATCGACGGCTTCTGCGTCGGCGCGCCCTGGAACAGCGTCGCGGTCGCCGCAGGCCTCGGCCGGATCGCGGCACTCGGCTGCGAGATCGCGCCCGACTGCCCGGAGAAGGTGCTGGCGCTGCCCGCGGAGGGGGCCGACTTCACGGCACCTTTGGTCAGGGCCGTCCACCGCGCCGGACTTTGGTGCGCCGCCCCCGAGAACCACGAGGCCCTGAGCCGCCTGCTCGCCGAACGGGCAGAACTCGACGCGGATGCCGCGCTTCTCGCGCGCACGCTCAGTGGCGCGCTGATCGTGGATCGGGACGGAACCGAGCGGGCGAACCCGGCCTATCTGCGCCTCGACGCGGCGACCCACCGGCCGGACCCGGAGCATGCCCGGTGGCTGGTGGCGCAGATGGCCGCCTGCGGGCAGGTGGCGTCCGGCGACGACGCGGCGGACCGGGCGGCGGCGCTCTACCGGCCCGACCTCTTCGCCGCAGCCATCGGCGGCTGAGCGTTTTTTCAGCGGCATGGGACCGGCTCGGGCTGCATCGCGCAGCAGCATCAGCCCATTTTTTGTGCACCGCATGAAATCCTGGGGCCGCTGAGCGCGGGCAGCGCAGCAAACCCGTGATGCCGGCGCTCCGAGAGGGGCGGCACGCTCTTCAGCGCAGTTGGCACGGCTCCTGCAGAGATGTTCGCACGGGCTCGTCAACGACGACGCGCCCCAAACGTCAGCAAGGCCGCTGATCCGGACTGCCCGCACGCGACGAAGGTCGATCGCGCAGGCGATCCCGGACGGCGGCCTTTTCCATGTGCAGACAGCGCACCGGAGCGAAGAGCGGATGAGCATCGATCACGGCAACACGACCCGCCGCGGCGTCCTCAAGGGGGCGGCGGCTGCCCTCGCCCTCGCGGGTGCGGCTCGTGCCGCCTTGCCGGCCGGTGCCTTCGCGCAGGGCGGGGGGCCGGAGGTGAAGGGCGCCAAGCTCGGCTTCATCGCGCTCACCGATGCGGCGCCGCTCTTTGTCGCCAAAGAGAAGGGCATCTTCGCCAAGTACGGCCTGCCCGATACCGAGGTGCTGAAGCAGGCAAGCTGGGGCACGACCCGCGACAACCTCGTGCTCGGCTCCGAGGGCAACGGCATCGACGGCGCTCACATCCTCACCCCGATGCCCTACCTGATCTCCGCCGGCCGGGTGACGCAGAACAACGTGCCGGTGCCGATGTACATCATGGCCCGGCTCAACCTGAACGGTCAGTGCATCTCGATCGCCAAGGAGCATATCGACCACAAGATCGGGCTCGACACCAAGCCGTTCAAAGCCGCGCTGGAAGCCAAGAAGGCGTCGGGCAAGGCGGTGAAGGCCGCCATGACCTTCCCCGGCGGCACCCACGACCTCTGGATCCGCTACTGGCTCGCCGCCGGCGGCATCGACCCCGACAAGGACATCGAGACCATCGTCGTGCCGCCGCCCCAGATGGTGGCGAACATGAAGGTCGGCACGATGGACTGCTTCTGCGTCTGCGAGCCGTGGAACGAGCAGCTCATCCACCAGGGCATCGGCTACACCGCCATCACCACGGGCGAACTCTGGAAGGATCACCCGGAGAAGGCCTTCGCCATGCGCGCGGCTTGGGTCGACAAATACCCCAACGCCGCCAAGGCCCTGCTGATGGCGGTGATGGAGGCCCAGCAATGGTGCGACAAGCCCGAGAACCGCGACGAGATGGCGGCGATCGTGGCCAAGCGCCAGTGGATCAACGTGCCGGTCGCCGACGTCGTCGACCGCATGAAGGGCAAGTTCGACTACGGCACCGGCCGGGTCGTCGAGAACAGCCCGCACATCATGAAGTTCTGGGGCGACAACGCCTCGTACCCGTATCAGTCGCACGACCTCTGGTTCCTCACCGAGGACATCCGCTGGGGCAAGTTCGACGCCCAGACCGACACCAAGGCGCTGATCGCCAAGGTCAACCGTGAGGATCTCTGGCGCGAGGCCGCCAAGGCGCTCGGCGTCGCGGCGATCCCGACCTCCACCTCGCGCGGCGTCGAGACGCTGTTCGACGGCAAGGTCTTCGATCCGGAAAACCCCGCCGCCTACCTCAACAGCCTCGGCATCAAGAAGGTCGCGTGATGGCTACCGGAGCAACGCTCACCGCAACCCGCGAACGTGCCGCCAAGGCCCGCACGCCCTTCATCACCATGGCCGGGCTGCGCGGCGTTGCCGCCCGCGTCCTGCCGCCGCTCGTCGTCCTGGCGGGCTTCCTGCTCCTGTGGGAGGTGCTGTGCTCCTCCCCCACCGCCGGCCTGCCGCCGCCCTCGCGGGTGGTGACGGAAGCCTGGGACATCATCATCGATCCGTTCTACGACAACGGCGGCACCGACAAGGGCCTGTTCTGGCATATCGCCGCGAGCCTGAAGCGCGTGGCGCTGGGCTTCTCGCTGGCGGTGGTGGCGGGCGTGATGCTCGGCACGCTGGTCGGCCAGTCCGACTGGGCGATGCGCGGGCTCGACCCGATCTTCCAGATCCTGCGTACGATCCCGCCGCTGGCGTGGCTCCCGCTCTCGCTGGCCGCCTTCCGCGACGGCCAACCCAGCGCGATCTTCGTGATCTTCATCACCTCGATCTGGCCGATCATCATCAACACCGCGGTCGGCATCCGCAACATTCCGCAAGACTACCGCAACGTCGCCGCGGTCATCCGGCTGAACCCGATCGAGTTCTTCGTGAAGATCATGCTGCCCTCGGCGGCCCCCTACATCTTCACCGGTCTTCGCATCGGCGTCGGCCTGTCCTGGCTCGCCATCGTCGCGGCCGAAATGCTGATCGGCGGCGTCGGGATCGGCTTCTTCATCTGGGACGCGTGGAACTCGTCGCACATCTCCGAGATCATCGTCGCCCTCGTCTATGTCGGGCTCATCGGCTTCGTCCTCGACCGGATGGTCGCCGGGCTCGGCGTGCTCGTGACCCGCGGCACCAGCGCAGCGTGAGGGATTAAGAACATGGCACATCTCTCCCTCTCCCAGGTCGGCATCACGTTTCATCGCGGCGGCAAGGCATCGGAAGTGCTGCGCGACGTGAACCTCGACATCGCCAAGGGCGAGTTCGTCTCGATCATCGGGCATTCCGGCTGCGGCAAGTCGACGG from the Methylorubrum extorquens genome contains:
- the tkt gene encoding transketolase (Evidence 2a : Function from experimental evidences in other organisms; PubMedId : 15752350, 8396116; Product type e : enzyme), which gives rise to MSGADTSPKAALSQGDKLAIDTIRTLAIDAVQKANSGHAGAPMALAPVAYTLWNRYLRYDPAHPHWPNRDRFVLSAGHASMLLYGLLHLARVAEKDGGNSPAISLDDIKKFRQLDSRTPGHPEYHFTTGVETTTGPLGQGVANSVGMAMGGRFKGERLNRPDLPLFDYNVYAICSDGDLMEGVSQEAASIAGHLRLSNLCWIYDNNTITIEGHTELAFSEEVAARFLAYGWQVLRVADANDTHAIASALETFLQSSDRPTLIIVNSIIGYGAPTKQNTSKAHSDALGPDEVKGAKRAYGWPEDSEFLVPDGVYDTFADGIGKRGAALYSQWQGFFEAAKAADAEHAEELSAFLEGRLPEGWDRDIPVFESDAKGLATRESSGKVLNAIAQHVPFLLGGSADLAPSNKSNLTFEGAGSLTPFEPGGRNIHFGVREHAMGSIVNGLGLVGLRAYGATFLVFADYMRPPIRLASLMELPVFHIFTHDSIGVGEDGPTHQPVEQILSLRCIPGLLTLRPADANEVAEAYRVIFSLKNQPAVLALSRQPLPTFDRSKYAPASGTAKGAYVLADSEGTPDVILIGTGSEVQLCVGAYETLKGEGVKARVVSMPSWELFERQDEAYRNSVLPPEVLARVAVEQGSVIGWDRYAGSSGSIVGMHTFGASAPIKDLLGKFGFTAEKVIEAARAQAAKHKK
- a CDS encoding putative glycoside hydrolase (Evidence 3 : Putative function from multiple computational evidences; PubMedId : 11549021; Product type e : enzyme); this encodes MAGRIEDYALIGDGRTAALVGRDGSIDWLCMPRFDASALFASLLGTEEHGFWKLAPAAEGAQHSWRYRGGSLVLETTHKTHEGEVRVTDFMPVGDGSHVIRLVEGVRGRMAMRMELAVRFDYGSAVPWVSRSELGDLRAISGPHKVVLRTNAPMRGSAHQTTVSEFTVYKGDAVRFVLSYGASHEDDPAPIEPRRWLDDTNRFWREWSSRCMLQTPWDAILRRSLLTLKALIYQPTGGIVAAPTTSLPEELGGVRNWDYRFCWLRDSTFTLLALMDSGYIEEARAWRDWLTRAVAGNPEQAHILYGIAGERLLPEIELDWLPGYEGSRPVRVGNAAIAQFQLDVYGELFDALFQARARGMGQNKDGLRVGQAIIKHLETAWRQPDEGIWEVRGGRRHFVHSKVMAWVAFDRAIRSVELMGDDDPHTVEAPVAHWRAIRDEIHAEVCAKGFDPELNSFVQSYGSKALDASLLLIAHMGFLPQDDPRVVGTVAAVESHLMREGFILRYETEGQTTDGLPGNEGAFLPCSFWYADNLIGLGRCDEARALIERLIGVCTDLGLVSEEYDVHAKRLVGNFPQAFTHVALVNTILNYSRATGPAKERGSGADVSESRVGESIAAQ
- a CDS encoding protein of unknown function; putative exported protein (Evidence 5 : Unknown function) produces the protein MRVVDPLRKPDVSATPRAVLPPLLPTLGLAVAAALLSLVCREPAKGPTMPPVESARPVPAMAAAPGFTLFDPGKALLADVEAGPASEAFARLVPLVAANEAAPPQARPPRLATRTERRRATASRMATTQQASPAKAASEPVIPAPAAMARVEDESDRVLPAGALPFAAVDAVWDAARTAGSGAAAKVTTSVSNLSGSVVSLVSDLR
- a CDS encoding Response regulator receiver and ANTAR domain protein, encoding MTETSLTVAVIDPSRARAAILEEGLRASGVGNVVVLADGPDLQARVASLKPDVIVVHLESPSRDVLEQMSGLSRQAERPVAMFVDRSDQTMMQAAVDAGISAYVVDGLRSERIRPILDIAILRFNAFARLQRELDEARSELADRKLIERAKGILMTRKGMSEDEAYKLLRRQAMNEKRKIVDIARAIVTAADLLG
- a CDS encoding putative nitrate transporter component, nrtA (Evidence 3 : Putative function from multiple computational evidences; PubMedId : 8437564, 8982006, 8990301; Product type t : transporter), which gives rise to MRIRLGYVPLADAAPVIAAAELGFARAEGLEIELAREPSWATLRDRLALGHLDAAHMLGPLAIASALGLSGPEARLSVPMALGLNGNAVTVSNALWAAMAPESDGLGDVAAAFSAVARARAGEGRPLVIGTVHPFSSHSYQLRLFAGLSGLDLDATVRLVVVPPPETVDALRRGRIDGFCVGAPWNSVAVAAGLGRIAALGCEIAPDCPEKVLALPAEGADFTAPLVRAVHRAGLWCAAPENHEALSRLLAERAELDADAALLARTLSGALIVDRDGTERANPAYLRLDAATHRPDPEHARWLVAQMAACGQVASGDDAADRAAALYRPDLFAAAIGG
- the nrtA gene encoding nitrate transporter component (Evidence 2a : Function from experimental evidences in other organisms; PubMedId : 8437564, 8982006, 8990301; Product type t : transporter), giving the protein MSIDHGNTTRRGVLKGAAAALALAGAARAALPAGAFAQGGGPEVKGAKLGFIALTDAAPLFVAKEKGIFAKYGLPDTEVLKQASWGTTRDNLVLGSEGNGIDGAHILTPMPYLISAGRVTQNNVPVPMYIMARLNLNGQCISIAKEHIDHKIGLDTKPFKAALEAKKASGKAVKAAMTFPGGTHDLWIRYWLAAGGIDPDKDIETIVVPPPQMVANMKVGTMDCFCVCEPWNEQLIHQGIGYTAITTGELWKDHPEKAFAMRAAWVDKYPNAAKALLMAVMEAQQWCDKPENRDEMAAIVAKRQWINVPVADVVDRMKGKFDYGTGRVVENSPHIMKFWGDNASYPYQSHDLWFLTEDIRWGKFDAQTDTKALIAKVNREDLWREAAKALGVAAIPTSTSRGVETLFDGKVFDPENPAAYLNSLGIKKVA
- the nrtB gene encoding Nitrate transport permease protein (Evidence 2b : Function from indirect experimental evidences (e.g. phenotypes); Product type t : transporter) — encoded protein: MATGATLTATRERAAKARTPFITMAGLRGVAARVLPPLVVLAGFLLLWEVLCSSPTAGLPPPSRVVTEAWDIIIDPFYDNGGTDKGLFWHIAASLKRVALGFSLAVVAGVMLGTLVGQSDWAMRGLDPIFQILRTIPPLAWLPLSLAAFRDGQPSAIFVIFITSIWPIIINTAVGIRNIPQDYRNVAAVIRLNPIEFFVKIMLPSAAPYIFTGLRIGVGLSWLAIVAAEMLIGGVGIGFFIWDAWNSSHISEIIVALVYVGLIGFVLDRMVAGLGVLVTRGTSAA